A DNA window from Piliocolobus tephrosceles isolate RC106 chromosome 9, ASM277652v3, whole genome shotgun sequence contains the following coding sequences:
- the IFIT2 gene encoding interferon-induced protein with tetratricopeptide repeats 2 isoform X1, with product MSENTKNSLESSLRQLKCHFTWNLMEGENSLDDFEDKVFYRTEFQNREFKATMCNLLAYLKHLKGQNEEALECLCKAEELIQQEHADQAEIRSLVTWGNYAWVYYHMGRLSDAQIYVDKVKHICEKFSSPYRIESPELDCEEGWTRLKCGGNQNERAKVCFEKALEKKPKNPEFTSGLAIASYRLDNWPPSQNTIDPLRQAIRLNPDNQYLKVLLALKLHKMREEGEEEGEGEKLVQEALEKAPGITDVLRSAAKFYRRKDEPDKAIELLKKALEYLPNNAYLHCQIGCCYRAKVLQVMNLRENGIYGKRKLLELIGHAVAHLKKADEANDNLFRVCSFLASLHALADQYEEAEYYFQKEFSKELTPVAKQLLHLRYGNFQLYQMKCEDKAIHHFIEGVKINQKSREKEKMKDKLQKIAKMRLSKNGADSEALHVLAFLQELNKKMQQADEDSERGLESGSLIPSASSWNGE from the exons ATGAG TGAGAACACTAAGAATTCCTTGGAGAGCAGCCTACGGCAATTAAAGTGCCATTTCACCTGGAACTTGATGGAGGGAGAAAATTCCTTGGATGATTTTGAAGACAAAGTATTTTACCGGACTGAGTTTCAGAATCGTGAATTCAAAGCCACAATGTGCAACCTACTGGCCTATCTAAAGCACCTCAAAGGCCAAAACGAGGAAGCCCTGGAATGCTTATGTAAAGCTGAAGAGTTAATCCAGCAAGAGCATGCTGACCAAGCAGAAATCAGAAGTCTGGTCACCTGGGGAAACTATGCCTGGGTCTACTATCACATGGGCCGACTCTCAGACGCTCAGATTTATGTAGACAAGGTGAAGCACATCTGTGAGAAGTTTTCCAGTCCCTACAGAATTGAGAGTCCGGAGCTTGACTGTGAGGAAGGGTGGACACGGTTAAAGTGTGGAGGAAACCAAAATGAAAGAGCGAAGGTGTGCTTTGAGAAGGCTCtggaaaagaaaccaaagaacCCAGAATTCACCTCTGGACTGGCAATAGCAAGCTACCGTCTGGACAACTGGCCACCATCTCAGAACACCATTGACCCTCTGAGGCAAGCCATTCGGCTGAATCCTGACAACCAGTACCTTAAAGTCCTCCTGGCTCTGAAGCTTCATAAGATGCGTGAAGAAGGCGAagaggaaggtgaaggagagaagTTAGTTCAAGAAGCCTTGGAGAAAGCCCCAGGTATAACAGATGTACTTCGCAGTGCAGCAAAGTTTTATCGAAGAAAAGATGAGCCAGACAAAGCTATTGAACTGCTTAAAAAGGCTTTAGAATACCTACCGAACAATGCCTACCTGCACTGCCAGATTGGGTGTTGCTATAGGGCAAAAGTCCTCCAAGTAATGAATCTAAGAGAGAATGGAATATAtgggaaaagaaaattactggAACTAATAGGACACGCTGTGGCTCATCTGAAGAAAGCTGATGAGGCCAATGATAATCTCTTCCGTGTCTGTTCCTTTCTTGCCAGCCTCCATGCTCTAGCAGATCAGTATGAAGAAGCAGAGTATTACTTCCAAAAGGAATTCAGTAAAGAGCTTACTCCTGTAGCAAAACAACTGCTCCATCTGCGGTATGGCAACTTTCAGCTGTATCAAATGAAGTGTGAAGACAAGGCCATCCACCACTTTATAGAGGGtgtaaaaataaaccagaaatcaagggagaaagaaaagatgaaagacaaACTGCAAAAAATTGCCAAAATGCGACTTTCTAAAAATGGAGCAGATTCTGAGGCTTTGCATGTCTTGGCATTCCTTCAGGAGTTGAATAAAAAAATGCAACAAGCGGATGAAGACTCTGAGAGGGGTTTGGAGTCTGGAAGCCTCATCCCTTCAGCATCAAGCTGGAATGGGGAATGA
- the IFIT2 gene encoding interferon-induced protein with tetratricopeptide repeats 2 isoform X2: MEGENSLDDFEDKVFYRTEFQNREFKATMCNLLAYLKHLKGQNEEALECLCKAEELIQQEHADQAEIRSLVTWGNYAWVYYHMGRLSDAQIYVDKVKHICEKFSSPYRIESPELDCEEGWTRLKCGGNQNERAKVCFEKALEKKPKNPEFTSGLAIASYRLDNWPPSQNTIDPLRQAIRLNPDNQYLKVLLALKLHKMREEGEEEGEGEKLVQEALEKAPGITDVLRSAAKFYRRKDEPDKAIELLKKALEYLPNNAYLHCQIGCCYRAKVLQVMNLRENGIYGKRKLLELIGHAVAHLKKADEANDNLFRVCSFLASLHALADQYEEAEYYFQKEFSKELTPVAKQLLHLRYGNFQLYQMKCEDKAIHHFIEGVKINQKSREKEKMKDKLQKIAKMRLSKNGADSEALHVLAFLQELNKKMQQADEDSERGLESGSLIPSASSWNGE, from the coding sequence ATGGAGGGAGAAAATTCCTTGGATGATTTTGAAGACAAAGTATTTTACCGGACTGAGTTTCAGAATCGTGAATTCAAAGCCACAATGTGCAACCTACTGGCCTATCTAAAGCACCTCAAAGGCCAAAACGAGGAAGCCCTGGAATGCTTATGTAAAGCTGAAGAGTTAATCCAGCAAGAGCATGCTGACCAAGCAGAAATCAGAAGTCTGGTCACCTGGGGAAACTATGCCTGGGTCTACTATCACATGGGCCGACTCTCAGACGCTCAGATTTATGTAGACAAGGTGAAGCACATCTGTGAGAAGTTTTCCAGTCCCTACAGAATTGAGAGTCCGGAGCTTGACTGTGAGGAAGGGTGGACACGGTTAAAGTGTGGAGGAAACCAAAATGAAAGAGCGAAGGTGTGCTTTGAGAAGGCTCtggaaaagaaaccaaagaacCCAGAATTCACCTCTGGACTGGCAATAGCAAGCTACCGTCTGGACAACTGGCCACCATCTCAGAACACCATTGACCCTCTGAGGCAAGCCATTCGGCTGAATCCTGACAACCAGTACCTTAAAGTCCTCCTGGCTCTGAAGCTTCATAAGATGCGTGAAGAAGGCGAagaggaaggtgaaggagagaagTTAGTTCAAGAAGCCTTGGAGAAAGCCCCAGGTATAACAGATGTACTTCGCAGTGCAGCAAAGTTTTATCGAAGAAAAGATGAGCCAGACAAAGCTATTGAACTGCTTAAAAAGGCTTTAGAATACCTACCGAACAATGCCTACCTGCACTGCCAGATTGGGTGTTGCTATAGGGCAAAAGTCCTCCAAGTAATGAATCTAAGAGAGAATGGAATATAtgggaaaagaaaattactggAACTAATAGGACACGCTGTGGCTCATCTGAAGAAAGCTGATGAGGCCAATGATAATCTCTTCCGTGTCTGTTCCTTTCTTGCCAGCCTCCATGCTCTAGCAGATCAGTATGAAGAAGCAGAGTATTACTTCCAAAAGGAATTCAGTAAAGAGCTTACTCCTGTAGCAAAACAACTGCTCCATCTGCGGTATGGCAACTTTCAGCTGTATCAAATGAAGTGTGAAGACAAGGCCATCCACCACTTTATAGAGGGtgtaaaaataaaccagaaatcaagggagaaagaaaagatgaaagacaaACTGCAAAAAATTGCCAAAATGCGACTTTCTAAAAATGGAGCAGATTCTGAGGCTTTGCATGTCTTGGCATTCCTTCAGGAGTTGAATAAAAAAATGCAACAAGCGGATGAAGACTCTGAGAGGGGTTTGGAGTCTGGAAGCCTCATCCCTTCAGCATCAAGCTGGAATGGGGAATGA